A genomic stretch from Dissulfuribacter thermophilus includes:
- a CDS encoding biotin--[acetyl-CoA-carboxylase] ligase, producing MNQIKIIPFNKARVHVGRWLLHLNKVESTNSLALNDPELLKKDGLVILADIQTKGRGRKARNWISHIPGNLYFSCTIHDNTASPIISTIPLIAGISLHHALTEIGVPCVSIKWPNDILIKGRKVAGILVEAKSEKRLTTIVVGIGLNIRGTLEDYPNDLQEKITTLEREGINNVDKMYLLSLILDHLDRQISDYIVKGSSYIYSKWESLSSSIGKKVIVTCNDSAISGDIVGLSRKGFLLIKADNGNVIEIVDGDVKFV from the coding sequence ATGAACCAAATAAAAATAATCCCCTTTAATAAAGCCAGGGTCCATGTTGGACGCTGGCTTTTACATTTAAATAAAGTCGAATCAACTAATTCTCTTGCATTAAATGATCCAGAACTCTTAAAAAAGGATGGACTAGTCATCCTAGCAGACATCCAGACCAAAGGCCGTGGTAGAAAGGCTCGAAACTGGATTTCACATATTCCTGGAAACCTTTATTTTTCTTGCACTATTCATGACAACACTGCTTCTCCAATCATTTCCACAATTCCTCTTATTGCAGGTATATCTTTACATCATGCATTAACTGAAATTGGTGTCCCATGTGTGTCCATTAAATGGCCTAATGACATTTTAATTAAAGGCAGAAAAGTAGCTGGAATTCTTGTTGAAGCAAAATCAGAGAAAAGGCTAACAACGATAGTTGTGGGTATTGGGTTAAATATTAGGGGTACGCTAGAGGACTACCCTAATGATCTTCAAGAAAAAATCACTACTCTTGAAAGAGAAGGTATTAATAATGTAGATAAAATGTATCTATTGTCATTAATTCTTGATCATTTAGATCGACAAATTTCTGATTATATTGTCAAGGGATCATCATATATATATTCAAAATGGGAAAGCCTTTCTTCCTCAATTGGAAAAAAAGTCATTGTTACATGTAATGACTCAGCAATATCGGGTGATATAGTTGGTCTTTCTCGTAAGGGATTTTTATTGATAAAAGCTGATAATGGAAATGTAATTGAAATAGTTGATGGTGATGTAAAATTCGTATAA
- a CDS encoding biotin/lipoyl-containing protein — translation MKKQNNTTKKNYVRPGMTPREIVNTLRSLDGVMITSTGMRDAGQSDYKNRHRIFDLATLAPFYEEMNLFSAECHGGARWHVGVMNRKESPFEELRIFREKMPSVLLQTLIRETNLWGYRPYPKNVIEYVVANVDIDVWRCFSFLNDIRNMRSVAEVVMKRGRLFQPAISFTQADWTSNEYYLGCVREIVDLCGGTDEIVLCIKDMAGVGSPERIRSLVSAILDAYPDMVIQYHRHATDGLALPALLAAAQAGAKIVDAEEDSLTRFYGQPPILAVQAYFEESGIKVHLNREAAEAAVQKVREWIGQYDWAESPFKGFDHNVTFHKMPGGAFPSSFEQAEKGGFLHLMPAILKVMSLYNRIVRYFDVTPGSQITWVTCSGIVNRYAKEQGEAGVEHVIELLTKFVEEKNQDFDAMTEEEQNELLGLFKNAPGDFKNLLLGGYGKLPMGWPDEWVYKSAFGDEWEEKIKERKELSPLDSLEPDDLETIRKNLAEQLGRTPTEEEFILYLMHPKDALGLFEFVEEYGDAPLVLPTDVWRNGLRRPGDKVEFELMGKPYCIELVSVGAEHEGEIHVVMKVNNKTRVYTVKTPRAKKKEIRMAKAPNEIGAPINGNVWRIGNPKRGQIKVGDIVHKGEEIANLEAMKMENAITAPFDAQVKEICVKLNESVVEKQLLFVLQPI, via the coding sequence ATGAAGAAACAAAACAACACCACAAAAAAGAATTATGTTAGGCCGGGGATGACCCCAAGGGAGATAGTCAATACATTGAGGTCCCTAGACGGGGTTATGATAACCTCTACGGGAATGAGAGATGCTGGTCAATCAGACTATAAAAATCGTCATCGAATATTTGACCTAGCAACACTTGCTCCGTTTTATGAAGAGATGAATCTCTTTAGTGCAGAATGCCACGGTGGAGCAAGGTGGCACGTAGGGGTTATGAACAGGAAAGAGAGCCCCTTTGAGGAACTCAGAATATTCAGGGAAAAGATGCCCAGCGTCTTGCTACAGACCCTAATTAGAGAGACCAATCTTTGGGGATACAGACCCTATCCAAAAAACGTCATAGAATACGTTGTGGCAAATGTTGATATAGACGTCTGGCGTTGCTTTTCCTTCTTGAATGATATTAGAAACATGAGGTCCGTTGCAGAGGTTGTTATGAAGAGAGGTCGGCTATTCCAACCGGCCATCTCATTTACCCAGGCAGATTGGACCTCCAATGAATATTATCTAGGATGTGTACGAGAGATAGTAGATCTTTGTGGTGGTACTGATGAAATAGTTCTGTGTATAAAAGACATGGCTGGTGTTGGAAGTCCTGAACGCATAAGGAGTCTTGTTTCCGCCATCCTTGATGCATATCCAGATATGGTCATCCAATACCACAGACATGCCACAGATGGCCTCGCGCTTCCAGCTCTGCTCGCTGCAGCACAGGCTGGAGCAAAAATAGTTGATGCAGAAGAAGATTCTCTTACCCGTTTTTACGGACAACCACCAATCCTTGCTGTACAGGCGTATTTCGAGGAATCAGGTATAAAGGTTCATTTAAACAGGGAGGCGGCAGAAGCAGCAGTTCAAAAGGTAAGGGAATGGATAGGCCAATATGACTGGGCAGAATCTCCTTTCAAGGGATTTGATCACAATGTTACCTTTCATAAGATGCCAGGAGGCGCTTTTCCAAGTTCTTTTGAACAGGCTGAAAAAGGTGGTTTCCTACACCTCATGCCTGCTATTTTGAAGGTCATGAGCCTTTATAACAGGATAGTACGGTATTTTGACGTTACTCCAGGATCTCAAATAACATGGGTCACCTGTTCTGGTATTGTTAACAGATATGCAAAGGAACAGGGTGAGGCTGGGGTTGAGCACGTCATAGAGCTTCTCACTAAATTTGTAGAAGAAAAGAATCAAGACTTTGATGCCATGACTGAGGAAGAGCAAAATGAACTCCTTGGTCTATTTAAGAACGCCCCTGGGGATTTCAAAAACTTGCTCCTAGGTGGATATGGTAAGCTTCCCATGGGGTGGCCTGATGAATGGGTTTATAAAAGTGCATTTGGTGATGAATGGGAAGAAAAAATTAAGGAGAGAAAAGAGCTATCTCCACTGGATTCATTAGAACCAGACGATCTTGAAACTATACGAAAAAATCTTGCTGAACAATTGGGCAGAACACCTACTGAAGAGGAATTTATCCTTTATTTGATGCATCCAAAGGATGCCCTTGGACTCTTCGAGTTCGTAGAAGAATATGGAGACGCTCCTCTGGTACTTCCTACCGATGTTTGGAGAAATGGTCTCAGGCGTCCTGGTGATAAGGTAGAGTTTGAACTGATGGGTAAACCCTACTGTATTGAACTTGTCTCTGTTGGTGCTGAACACGAAGGTGAGATTCACGTGGTAATGAAGGTAAATAACAAGACCAGGGTTTACACTGTAAAGACCCCTAGGGCCAAAAAGAAAGAGATTAGGATGGCCAAGGCTCCAAATGAAATTGGTGCTCCAATTAATGGAAATGTTTGGAGAATTGGAAATCCAAAACGTGGCCAGATAAAGGTAGGAGACATAGTACACAAAGGAGAAGAGATTGCAAATCTCGAAGCTATGAAGATGGAAAATGCAATAACAGCGCCTTTTGATGCTCAAGTAAAAGAAATATGCGTTAAATTAAATGAATCAGTGGTGGAGAAACAGCTGCTCTTTGTCTTACAGCCAATTTAA
- a CDS encoding acetyl-CoA carboxylase biotin carboxylase subunit produces MTKKHETQIKKVLIANRGVPAVRVMHTCRDRRIPTTAVYSTPDRLSYHVLMSDEAVHIGDAPPAESYLNMEKIIDAAKKVGANAIHPGWGFLAENAEFAQMVKDCGLIWIGPPPRVLKAMGDKIEAKRLAMRANVPTIPGITDVKDVQQIKDWMKEEAVEFPIMIKAAAGGGGKGMVKVESEEELPSALNQAKSEAKKAFGDDKLLVEKYIEKGRHIEVQVVADKFGNVYHLYERECTIQRRNQKIIEEAPSPSLNDDLRHEICYTATRLMREIGYETAGTVEFIFDSATKKFYFLEVNTRLQVEHGVTELITGMDIVGLMLDAAEGKEFTFRQSSISPNRWALEVRINAEDPRTFSPSFGSITRLQVPQGPGVRIAQGVYEGADIPPYYDSLFMLIMTSGPDRDGAIAVMDRTLSRNLRIEGVKTLAPLLLSIIRHEAFRRGEFSTRFIEEHMDELVSMFKERDSEDEALKIAKYVARISALGPQDWM; encoded by the coding sequence ATGACAAAAAAACACGAAACACAAATAAAAAAGGTGCTTATTGCAAACAGGGGGGTCCCTGCTGTAAGGGTGATGCATACATGCAGGGACAGAAGGATTCCAACAACAGCGGTTTACAGTACACCAGATAGATTATCCTATCACGTATTAATGAGCGATGAGGCCGTGCACATCGGTGATGCACCTCCTGCAGAATCATACTTAAACATGGAGAAGATAATAGATGCGGCTAAAAAGGTAGGTGCAAATGCAATTCATCCAGGGTGGGGCTTTTTGGCAGAAAACGCCGAATTTGCTCAAATGGTAAAAGATTGTGGGCTAATATGGATAGGACCTCCTCCACGTGTATTAAAGGCTATGGGGGACAAAATTGAGGCCAAAAGGCTAGCAATGAGAGCTAATGTCCCCACAATACCTGGAATCACAGATGTAAAAGATGTACAACAAATCAAGGACTGGATGAAGGAAGAAGCTGTTGAATTTCCCATAATGATCAAGGCCGCTGCAGGTGGCGGTGGTAAAGGTATGGTTAAGGTAGAATCCGAAGAAGAACTTCCTTCAGCCCTCAACCAGGCAAAGAGTGAGGCAAAAAAGGCCTTTGGTGACGATAAGCTTTTAGTTGAAAAATACATTGAAAAAGGCCGTCACATCGAGGTCCAAGTGGTGGCAGACAAGTTTGGAAATGTCTACCACCTATACGAGCGAGAATGTACTATCCAGAGGAGAAATCAGAAAATTATAGAAGAGGCCCCATCGCCAAGTCTAAACGACGATTTGAGACATGAGATCTGCTACACAGCCACAAGACTTATGCGCGAAATTGGATATGAAACCGCTGGTACTGTGGAATTTATCTTTGATTCAGCTACCAAAAAATTTTATTTCTTGGAAGTTAATACCAGGCTACAGGTAGAACACGGAGTCACAGAACTGATAACTGGAATGGATATTGTGGGCCTTATGCTCGATGCAGCAGAAGGCAAGGAGTTTACCTTCAGACAGAGTTCAATCAGCCCTAACAGGTGGGCCCTAGAGGTCAGAATTAACGCTGAAGATCCTCGCACGTTCAGCCCATCCTTTGGATCTATTACAAGGCTTCAAGTTCCACAAGGTCCTGGAGTTAGGATCGCTCAGGGGGTGTACGAAGGTGCTGATATTCCACCTTATTATGATTCCCTATTCATGCTCATAATGACCTCTGGCCCTGACAGAGACGGTGCAATTGCCGTGATGGACAGGACTTTGAGCAGAAATCTAAGAATTGAGGGAGTAAAAACTCTAGCTCCTCTACTTTTAAGCATTATTCGCCATGAGGCATTTCGTAGGGGAGAATTTTCAACTCGTTTTATAGAAGAACACATGGATGAACTAGTTTCCATGTTTAAAGAACGGGACAGTGAAGATGAGGCCCTAAAAATAGCCAAATATGTAGCCAGAATTTCAGCATTAGGACCACAGGATTGGATGTAG
- a CDS encoding DUF6485 family protein: MECQKEKNKERCNCTYEPCPRKGICCECLRYHLKMRQLPGCCFPKDAEATYDRSFEHFARLVQSGVL; encoded by the coding sequence ATGGAGTGTCAAAAAGAAAAAAACAAAGAACGTTGTAATTGCACATACGAACCATGTCCAAGGAAGGGAATCTGCTGTGAGTGTTTGAGGTATCATTTAAAAATGAGACAGCTTCCTGGATGTTGCTTTCCAAAAGATGCAGAGGCTACATATGACAGGAGCTTTGAACACTTTGCAAGGCTTGTCCAGTCAGGGGTCTTATGA
- the rimO gene encoding 30S ribosomal protein S12 methylthiotransferase RimO: protein MKIFVVSLGCPKNRIDTEEALSAILEIFPRGSITQDHHDADLIIVNTCAFIQEAVEESIETILELAHTKRKGQVLVVMGCLFKRYRDELIKELPEVDIFFGHRLDRQVIAKIIASLPKEEPVAYPEIGLNGPARLITTPPWRAYLKVLEGCSNRCTFCLIPQIRGPKRSRPLTDIVQELELLEEQGIKEVTFVGQDLTSWDWDSKDLCDLVREVSDRTNINWLRFLYFHPQGVDLKLLETMADKENVCKYLDIPIQHASDKILKRMGRSYDSSKLKMLFTMLRERFPAFALRTTVMVGFPGETEEDFENLLNFIEEVQFDHLGCFAYSDEDEIKSSKLPNKIPKEIAIERKERVLEVQKEISKNRLKKFLGKRIPVLIEGHSKETDLLLSARTEYQAPEIDGIVYINEGIGESGAFYEVEITETFDYDLVGRIIRPLTGQALQSVQSSCHM, encoded by the coding sequence ATGAAGATCTTCGTAGTCAGTCTCGGATGCCCCAAAAATCGTATTGATACAGAAGAGGCCTTAAGTGCTATCCTTGAGATATTTCCAAGGGGTAGTATTACCCAAGACCATCATGATGCCGATCTGATTATCGTAAATACGTGTGCCTTCATACAAGAGGCTGTTGAAGAATCCATAGAAACTATTCTTGAACTCGCACACACAAAACGAAAAGGCCAGGTATTGGTGGTTATGGGATGTCTCTTTAAAAGATATAGAGATGAATTGATTAAGGAGCTTCCTGAAGTTGACATTTTTTTCGGACACAGACTTGATCGTCAAGTTATAGCCAAAATTATAGCTTCTCTTCCCAAGGAAGAACCCGTTGCCTATCCTGAAATAGGCCTCAACGGACCTGCAAGGCTCATAACGACCCCTCCTTGGAGGGCCTATTTAAAGGTGCTTGAAGGCTGTTCCAATAGATGTACCTTTTGCCTTATTCCGCAAATTCGAGGTCCTAAACGTTCTAGGCCTCTTACTGATATTGTTCAAGAATTGGAACTTTTAGAAGAACAAGGCATAAAAGAAGTAACCTTTGTAGGCCAAGACCTTACCTCATGGGACTGGGACTCGAAAGATCTTTGTGACCTAGTTAGAGAAGTATCTGACAGAACGAATATTAATTGGCTCAGATTTTTGTACTTTCATCCCCAGGGCGTGGACTTGAAACTCCTTGAGACAATGGCAGATAAGGAAAATGTTTGTAAATACCTTGACATTCCCATCCAACATGCCTCAGACAAGATCTTAAAAAGAATGGGAAGGTCCTATGACAGTTCAAAACTCAAAATGCTGTTTACAATGCTTAGGGAAAGATTTCCTGCTTTTGCACTAAGAACCACTGTTATGGTAGGATTTCCAGGAGAGACAGAAGAGGACTTTGAGAACCTTTTAAATTTTATAGAAGAAGTTCAGTTTGATCATCTTGGATGTTTTGCTTATTCGGATGAGGATGAGATAAAGAGTTCAAAGCTTCCAAATAAAATTCCAAAAGAGATCGCAATTGAACGAAAGGAAAGGGTGCTTGAGGTTCAAAAGGAAATCTCAAAAAATCGCTTAAAAAAATTTTTAGGAAAACGTATTCCTGTCCTAATAGAAGGACATAGCAAGGAAACAGACCTTTTACTTTCGGCACGAACTGAATATCAGGCCCCGGAAATTGATGGAATAGTATATATTAATGAAGGCATTGGTGAATCCGGGGCCTTTTATGAGGTAGAGATTACAGAAACCTTTGACTATGATTTAGTAGGCCGAATCATAAGACCCCTGACTGGACAAGCCTTGCAAAGTGTTCAAAGCTCCTGTCATATGTAG
- the panD gene encoding aspartate 1-decarboxylase: protein MFRYMLKSKIHRATVTKADLNYEGSLTLDKDFMELADLRPFEKIKIYNISNGERFDTYVIEGKRGSKEVCLNGAAARKGAVGDLIIVVSYALYSEPEIHQGKSTVLIMGPENEITEIRNISWNS from the coding sequence ATGTTTAGATATATGCTTAAATCAAAAATTCATCGTGCTACTGTAACAAAGGCCGACCTCAACTATGAAGGTAGCCTCACTCTTGACAAAGACTTTATGGAGCTGGCAGATCTGCGTCCCTTTGAAAAGATAAAAATTTACAATATCTCAAACGGAGAGCGTTTTGACACCTATGTAATTGAAGGAAAAAGGGGATCAAAAGAGGTCTGCCTAAACGGCGCTGCCGCTAGAAAAGGGGCAGTAGGCGATCTTATAATCGTGGTTTCTTATGCCCTTTATTCAGAACCAGAAATTCATCAGGGAAAAAGCACCGTGCTTATTATGGGGCCTGAAAACGAAATCACTGAGATAAGGAATATTTCCTGGAATTCTTAA
- the panC gene encoding pantoate--beta-alanine ligase: MVVIESIDKMIEWSQNERTKGNKIAFVPTMGYFHRGHLALMEMASHLGDKVVVSIFVNPTQFGPNEDLDKYPRDLKRDIDLAKSVGVDCIFFPNSKYMYPEGFQTWIEVEGVSKGLCGDKRPGHFRGVATVVLKLFNIVQPHVAVFGQKDFQQLKVIERMVQDLNLPVKIKSHPVVREKDGLAMSSRNTYLSSDERKSALCLFKALELAKKLHQTGIKNAKEIKKEMEKLIHSTPNTRIDYIFIGDSTTLKETEDCPSGTLIALAVWVGNTRLIDNTIL; this comes from the coding sequence ATTGTAGTCATTGAATCCATAGATAAAATGATTGAATGGTCCCAAAACGAAAGGACAAAGGGAAATAAAATAGCTTTTGTCCCAACTATGGGATATTTTCACAGGGGGCATTTAGCTCTCATGGAAATGGCTAGCCACCTTGGAGACAAGGTCGTGGTGAGCATATTTGTAAATCCTACCCAATTTGGTCCAAATGAAGACCTTGATAAATATCCCAGAGACCTCAAAAGAGATATTGACCTTGCAAAATCTGTGGGTGTGGATTGCATATTCTTTCCAAACTCTAAATACATGTATCCTGAAGGATTTCAAACATGGATCGAAGTCGAAGGAGTCAGCAAAGGGCTCTGTGGTGATAAAAGACCAGGACATTTTAGGGGAGTTGCAACAGTCGTATTGAAATTATTCAACATCGTCCAACCTCATGTAGCAGTTTTTGGACAAAAAGATTTTCAACAACTCAAGGTAATCGAAAGGATGGTACAGGACCTCAATCTGCCGGTAAAAATTAAGAGCCATCCAGTTGTTAGAGAAAAAGATGGTCTTGCCATGAGTTCAAGAAATACGTATCTTTCTAGCGACGAAAGAAAAAGTGCTCTTTGCCTATTCAAGGCATTAGAACTTGCAAAAAAATTGCATCAGACAGGAATTAAAAATGCAAAAGAAATAAAAAAAGAAATGGAAAAACTTATACATTCAACTCCTAACACCCGGATCGATTACATCTTTATTGGTGATTCAACCACCTTAAAGGAAACCGAAGACTGTCCATCTGGCACTTTGATTGCCTTGGCAGTATGGGTTGGAAATACCAGATTAATTGATAATACAATTTTATAG
- a CDS encoding vitamin K epoxide reductase family protein: MTLKSNSNLAIKFAFIISILSILLIGFQLFSISKTGEIYCLNQGCKVVEKLTNIPSNAFNAIGLSFFIVLATLLFVIKRQTKGRKIFLFILKCILLSSLAAESVFISYQLFVAKTFCSYCLTIFSSIFIINMLLDFKQFITGTGIVMAGIIASSLLNYEAGMLPTDQNLDSGTYAVKTCSDPSKTLYLIFSKDCSHCKKVLNALTGCNQCEFHFNPIEKIDEIILPGITPEKYYDPHINIMTLKLLGINEIPVLIDKSEGGMLFIKGEKNIISYIEQHCFGPFPTLKEGLNNEFQLNDGVCSLEEECE, from the coding sequence ATGACTCTGAAATCTAATAGTAATCTAGCTATTAAATTTGCATTTATCATATCAATTTTAAGTATCCTTCTAATAGGATTTCAATTATTTTCCATATCAAAGACAGGCGAAATTTATTGTTTAAATCAAGGATGCAAGGTTGTAGAAAAACTAACAAATATTCCATCAAATGCATTTAACGCCATTGGTCTAAGCTTTTTTATTGTATTAGCTACCCTATTGTTTGTCATAAAACGTCAGACTAAAGGAAGAAAAATATTTTTATTCATTTTAAAATGTATTTTACTTTCATCTCTAGCTGCTGAATCCGTCTTTATCAGCTATCAGCTCTTTGTTGCAAAGACCTTTTGTTCATATTGTCTTACGATCTTTTCATCTATCTTTATAATCAATATGTTATTGGATTTTAAACAGTTCATTACAGGGACTGGAATTGTGATGGCTGGGATTATCGCATCCTCTTTATTAAATTATGAAGCTGGAATGTTACCAACAGATCAGAATCTTGATTCAGGAACATATGCGGTTAAAACCTGTTCCGATCCCTCAAAAACTCTTTATCTAATTTTTTCAAAAGATTGCTCTCATTGTAAAAAGGTCTTGAATGCCCTAACAGGATGCAATCAGTGTGAATTTCACTTTAATCCAATAGAAAAGATAGACGAAATAATCCTACCAGGAATAACGCCTGAAAAATACTATGATCCACACATAAATATTATGACTCTAAAGCTTTTAGGTATAAACGAAATCCCCGTCCTCATTGACAAGAGTGAAGGAGGTATGCTTTTTATAAAAGGTGAAAAAAACATCATTTCCTACATAGAACAGCATTGTTTTGGCCCATTTCCTACTTTAAAAGAGGGTCTTAATAACGAATTTCAACTTAATGATGGAGTATGTAGCCTTGAAGAGGAATGTGAATAG
- a CDS encoding prepilin-type N-terminal cleavage/methylation domain-containing protein translates to MDFLQESYMPTYQKDKKRSTPLTPQYQTSVHMRGRDCAGFTLLELIVSITLTSFLVLILSMAMRSGLRAYERAKGLSDDVILKTSITNLLDRQLRMIVSMKNPNTKAFFRLNGDAHSIVFTTTSGPLGARGGGLLLVSYNFNQEKKVLTYCQKIVTRPIDIKEDPPEELSEDNLSEIKKEGWDCAIVDQFEDLAFKYTSKKHEIEIESWNEEWNAKRALPVAIAIGIKNNWTPFYLNNATN, encoded by the coding sequence ATGGATTTTTTACAGGAAAGCTACATGCCAACCTATCAAAAGGACAAAAAGCGCTCAACTCCGCTAACTCCTCAATATCAAACCTCAGTCCATATGCGAGGCAGAGACTGCGCTGGATTCACCCTCCTTGAACTAATCGTATCAATAACGCTTACTTCCTTTCTAGTGCTCATACTTTCCATGGCTATGAGATCTGGACTTAGAGCATATGAACGTGCCAAAGGTCTAAGTGATGATGTTATTTTAAAGACCTCAATAACCAATCTTCTTGATAGACAGCTTAGAATGATAGTATCTATGAAAAACCCTAATACAAAGGCCTTTTTTCGTCTAAATGGAGATGCTCACTCCATTGTCTTTACTACGACCTCAGGCCCCTTAGGTGCAAGGGGAGGGGGGCTATTATTGGTGTCATATAATTTTAACCAAGAAAAAAAGGTACTTACATACTGTCAAAAAATAGTTACAAGGCCTATAGATATTAAAGAAGATCCACCTGAAGAATTATCAGAAGATAATCTTTCAGAAATTAAAAAAGAAGGTTGGGACTGCGCTATTGTAGATCAATTTGAAGACTTGGCATTTAAGTATACCAGCAAAAAACACGAGATAGAGATCGAATCTTGGAATGAAGAATGGAATGCAAAAAGAGCTCTTCCAGTTGCCATTGCAATTGGTATCAAAAATAACTGGACACCCTTTTACCTTAATAATGCAACCAACTAA
- a CDS encoding type II secretion system protein, with protein sequence MPSEGLSQKGFTLMEVLVATAICGIALGIALSGLSQGHQSNMRAVLMEEAGRAARLVMHKTSSLNQESSKEEMEGEIEGMEGWSYSVNYDDLNVRIKDTSSVDQEEEEKVFEIDELKKMTIKIFSPKGRIFTIVSWR encoded by the coding sequence ATGCCATCTGAAGGCTTATCCCAAAAAGGATTTACGCTCATGGAAGTACTGGTGGCAACTGCCATCTGTGGTATAGCCCTAGGAATTGCATTGTCTGGCCTAAGTCAGGGCCACCAATCTAACATGAGAGCAGTTTTAATGGAGGAGGCAGGGAGAGCTGCAAGGTTAGTAATGCATAAAACCTCCAGCTTGAATCAAGAATCTTCCAAAGAAGAAATGGAGGGAGAAATAGAGGGCATGGAAGGTTGGAGCTATTCAGTAAACTATGACGATCTAAATGTAAGAATAAAAGACACCAGCTCTGTTGACCAGGAAGAGGAAGAAAAGGTATTTGAAATTGATGAGTTAAAAAAAATGACCATCAAGATTTTTTCTCCTAAAGGGCGAATCTTTACTATTGTGTCATGGAGGTAA
- a CDS encoding prepilin-type N-terminal cleavage/methylation domain-containing protein, translating to MLNFKGFTLIELLVVLFIIGIASSLVFLSVGRGLLGTKDKGLLNKFGQTLSLARSKSIGQGRAVNLLIYGEERAFGIEGEDKITIPEDVEIRGEGVEEFDEGIYSITFYPDGSSTGGTIIFSMPDGTLYRFQINKFFGSFKLEKDEG from the coding sequence ATGTTAAATTTTAAGGGATTTACTCTAATAGAATTACTTGTAGTGCTATTTATAATTGGCATTGCCTCTTCACTGGTCTTCCTTTCTGTAGGACGCGGCCTTCTTGGCACCAAGGACAAGGGCCTTTTGAACAAATTTGGTCAGACACTTAGCCTTGCAAGGTCCAAGAGCATTGGTCAGGGAAGAGCTGTCAATTTGCTGATTTACGGCGAAGAAAGGGCCTTTGGAATTGAAGGAGAAGATAAGATTACCATCCCAGAAGATGTAGAGATTAGAGGAGAGGGGGTAGAAGAATTTGATGAAGGAATTTATTCAATAACATTTTATCCCGATGGGAGTTCCACCGGGGGAACTATTATCTTCTCAATGCCAGATGGAACTCTATATCGATTTCAAATCAATAAATTTTTTGGTTCTTTTAAATTGGAGAAGGATGAAGGTTAG